A stretch of the Neodiprion lecontei isolate iyNeoLeco1 chromosome 4, iyNeoLeco1.1, whole genome shotgun sequence genome encodes the following:
- the LOC107227317 gene encoding serine/threonine-protein kinase D3 isoform X2, producing MDRRFTKTLFDTAAKPLKMDWTQVIMEGPEVTFLFQFGLTRNTVTVEAGTLTLKTLKDLACDFINDKCPDHGLSRLNERLLLFKHDYNSTNILQLITNATEVVDETLVEIVLTAQVPSEDVLIRPHTLVVHSYKVPTFCDFCGEMLFGLVRQGLKCEGCGMNYHKRCVVVIPNNCSNDSNQRRRSSTFLNVPRSPSQGSTSSLASGSDDTASLSTSTASHSSQNNSTLTIPNILVPKPSRSPLLGGRPPWIDREIGNRIKIPHTFVVHTYTRPTVCGLCKKLLGGLFKQGLQCKDCQYNTHKKCIDKIPKDCTGEIPRDSTGAEYRDGGETEGRYGGRNEEGDADSATESPLPSSHPSCVADDRNHNGGLNSDLIPSHDEVSSDEFPKTRPSSSSPSNNIPLMRIVQSVKHTKRRGSKVLKEGWMVHFTSRDPTRKRHYWRLDTKAITLFQSDSGHKYYKEIPLAEILYIDTARTPHSNSMHCFELRTANVDYYVGEDPLHSGATGQMPPQESGVGAHLAKSWETSIRQALMPVTSASTPQEQQSMEPDERVVDMSQLYQICPDEVLGSGQFGIVYGGTYRKTGRAVAIKVIDKLRFPTKQEAQLKNEVAILQNLSHSGVVNLERMFETPERIFVVMEKLKGDMLEMILNSERGRLSERITKFLITQILVALKHLHSKNIVHCDLKPENVLLSSNSDFTQVKLCDFGFARIIGEKSFRRSVVGTPAYLAPEVLRNKGYNRSLDMWSVGVIIYVSLSGTFPFNEEEDINEQIKNAAFMYPPKPWKEISSDAIDLINNLLQVKHQKRYTVDKSLQHVWLQDYQTWCDLRELEQQVGCRYLTHESDDARWMSYANQRA from the exons ATGGACCGAAGATTTACCAAGACGTTATTTGATACTGCTGCAAAACCCCTAAAAA tGGATTGGACACAAGTTATAATGGAGGGACCTGAGGTGACGTTTTTATTCCAGTTCGGGTTGACTCGCAATACCGTAACTGTTGAGGCTGGCACTCTCACATTAAAAACTCTAAAAGACTTGGCCTGTGATTTTATCAATGATAAGTGTCCCGATCATGGTTTGAGCCGTCTAAATGAAAGGCTGCTCTTGTTTAAACACGATTATAATTCAACAAATATTCTTCAACTTATTACAAATGCTACCGAAGTTGTCGACGAAACATTGGTTGAAATAGTATTGACTG CACAAGTACCGAGTGAGGATGTACTTATACGACCACATACCCTGGTGGTTCATTCGTATAAGGTTCCAACCTTTTGTGATTTTTGTGGTGAAATGTTATTTGGTCTAGTTCGTCAAGGACTTAAATGCGAAG GATGTGGAATGAATTATCATAAACGATGCGTCGTCGTGATTCCCAACAATTGTTCCAACGACAGTAATCAGAGGAGACGCAGCTCTACGTTCTTGAATGTTCCCAGGTCTCCGAGCCAAGGTTCGACAAGCAGTTTGGCCAGTGGCAGCGATGATACTGCTAGCCTCAGCACGAGCACTGCGTCCCACTCAAGCCAAAATAACAGCACGCTT ACTATTCCCAACATATTAGTTCCCAAACCATCACGATCACCATTGCTGGGGGGGCGTCCACCCTGGATAGATCGTGAAATTGGAAATCGTATTAAAATTCCGCATACTTTTGTAGTGCACACTTATACTCGGCCCACAGTTTGCGGATTATGCAAAAAACTATTGGGTGGATTATTCAAACAAGGCTTACAGTGTAAAGATTGTCAGTACAATACCCACAAAAAATGCATCGACAAAATTCCTAAAGACTGTACTGGCGAGATTCCAAGAGATAGTACAG GTGCAGAATATCGAGATGGTGGCGAAACCGAAGGGCGATATGGTGGTCGTAACGAAGAAGGAGATGCTGACAGTGCTACCGAATCTCCATTGCCCTCATCGCATCCTTCGTGTGTGGCTGATGACAGAAACCACAATGGGGGATTAAATTCT GATCTCATTCCAAGTCACGATGAAGTCTCGTCTGATGAATTCCCGAAGACCAGACCCTCGAG TTCATCGCCAAGCAACAACATTCCGCTGATGCGAATAGTTCAAAGTGTTAAACATACAAAACGACGTGGTTCTAAAGTTCTGAAAGAAGGCTGGATGGTGCATTTTACTAGTCGTGATCCGACG AGGAAACGACATTATTGGAGACTGGATACGAAAGCTATTACACTCTTTCAGAGCGACAGCGGACACAAATATTACAAGGAGATACCATTGGCGGAAATTTTGTATATTGATACTGCCAGAACGCCACATTCCA ATTCTATGCATTGTTTTGAATTGAGAACTGCGAACGTGGATTATTATGTCGGTGAAGATCCACTTCACAGCGGTGCCACTGGACAGATGCCTCCACAAGAAAGTGGCGTCGGAGCGCACTTAGCCAAATCATGGGAGACGAGTATTCGGCAAGCTTTAATGCCTGTCACATCTGCATCAACAC CGCAAGAGCAACAGTCCATGGAACCTGACGAGCGCGTAGTCGATATGTCGCAATTGTATCAAATTTGTCCAGACGAAGTATTGGGATCTGGTCAATTTGGGATAGTGTACGGTGGTACATACCGCAAAACGGGTCGCGCCGTAGCAATTAAAGTAATTGACAAACTTCGCTTTCCGACAAAGCAGGAGGCACAGCTCAAAAACGAAGttgcaattttacaaaatctttCGCACAGCGGTGTCGTTAATTTGGAACGAATGTTTGAAACCCCAGAACGAATATTCGTCGTGATGGAGAAGTTGAAAGGAGACATGCTCGAGATGATTTTGAATTCGGAAAGGGGACGTCTCAGTGAAAGGATCACAAAGTTTCTTATAACACAAATATTAGTTGCGCTGAAACATTTACACAGTAAAAATATTGTCCACTGTGATCTGAAACCAGAAAACGTATTGCTCAGCAGTAACAGTGATTTTACTCAAGTAAAGCTTTGCGATTTTGGATTTGCAAGGATTATTGGAGAGAAGAGTTTCAGAAGAAGCGTTGTTGGTACTCCCGCTTACTTGGCTCCCGAAGTATTGCGAAATAAGGGATACAACAGATCACTGGATATGTGGAGTGTTGGCGTTATTATCTATGTTTCACTTAGTGGTACGTTCCCATTCAATGAAGAGGAAGATATCAAcgaacaaattaaaaatgcagCTTTCATGTATCCACCAAAACCATGGAAAGAAATATCTTCTGATG CTAtagatttaattaataatctaCTGCAAGTCAAACATCAAAAGCGATATACCGTTGACAAGAGTTTACAACATGTATGGTTACAG GATTATCAAACATGGTGTGATCTCAGAGAACTTGAGCAACAGGTTGGTTGTCGTTACTTAACTCACGAAAGTGACGACGCTCGTTGGATGTCCTACGCTAATCAACGGGCATGA
- the LOC107227317 gene encoding serine/threonine-protein kinase D3 isoform X1 produces the protein MDRRFTKTLFDTAAKPLKMDWTQVIMEGPEVTFLFQFGLTRNTVTVEAGTLTLKTLKDLACDFINDKCPDHGLSRLNERLLLFKHDYNSTNILQLITNATEVVDETLVEIVLTAQVPSEDVLIRPHTLVVHSYKVPTFCDFCGEMLFGLVRQGLKCEGCGMNYHKRCVVVIPNNCSNDSNQRRRSSTFLNVPRSPSQGSTSSLASGSDDTASLSTSTASHSSQNNSTLTIPNILVPKPSRSPLLGGRPPWIDREIGNRIKIPHTFVVHTYTRPTVCGLCKKLLGGLFKQGLQCKDCQYNTHKKCIDKIPKDCTGEIPRDSTGAEYRDGGETEGRYGGRNEEGDADSATESPLPSSHPSCVADDRNHNGGLNSDLIPSHDEVSSDEFPKTRPSSSSPSNNIPLMRIVQSVKHTKRRGSKVLKEGWMVHFTSRDPTRKRHYWRLDTKAITLFQSDSGHKYYKEIPLAEILYIDTARTPHSTDSMHCFELRTANVDYYVGEDPLHSGATGQMPPQESGVGAHLAKSWETSIRQALMPVTSASTPQEQQSMEPDERVVDMSQLYQICPDEVLGSGQFGIVYGGTYRKTGRAVAIKVIDKLRFPTKQEAQLKNEVAILQNLSHSGVVNLERMFETPERIFVVMEKLKGDMLEMILNSERGRLSERITKFLITQILVALKHLHSKNIVHCDLKPENVLLSSNSDFTQVKLCDFGFARIIGEKSFRRSVVGTPAYLAPEVLRNKGYNRSLDMWSVGVIIYVSLSGTFPFNEEEDINEQIKNAAFMYPPKPWKEISSDAIDLINNLLQVKHQKRYTVDKSLQHVWLQDYQTWCDLRELEQQVGCRYLTHESDDARWMSYANQRA, from the exons ATGGACCGAAGATTTACCAAGACGTTATTTGATACTGCTGCAAAACCCCTAAAAA tGGATTGGACACAAGTTATAATGGAGGGACCTGAGGTGACGTTTTTATTCCAGTTCGGGTTGACTCGCAATACCGTAACTGTTGAGGCTGGCACTCTCACATTAAAAACTCTAAAAGACTTGGCCTGTGATTTTATCAATGATAAGTGTCCCGATCATGGTTTGAGCCGTCTAAATGAAAGGCTGCTCTTGTTTAAACACGATTATAATTCAACAAATATTCTTCAACTTATTACAAATGCTACCGAAGTTGTCGACGAAACATTGGTTGAAATAGTATTGACTG CACAAGTACCGAGTGAGGATGTACTTATACGACCACATACCCTGGTGGTTCATTCGTATAAGGTTCCAACCTTTTGTGATTTTTGTGGTGAAATGTTATTTGGTCTAGTTCGTCAAGGACTTAAATGCGAAG GATGTGGAATGAATTATCATAAACGATGCGTCGTCGTGATTCCCAACAATTGTTCCAACGACAGTAATCAGAGGAGACGCAGCTCTACGTTCTTGAATGTTCCCAGGTCTCCGAGCCAAGGTTCGACAAGCAGTTTGGCCAGTGGCAGCGATGATACTGCTAGCCTCAGCACGAGCACTGCGTCCCACTCAAGCCAAAATAACAGCACGCTT ACTATTCCCAACATATTAGTTCCCAAACCATCACGATCACCATTGCTGGGGGGGCGTCCACCCTGGATAGATCGTGAAATTGGAAATCGTATTAAAATTCCGCATACTTTTGTAGTGCACACTTATACTCGGCCCACAGTTTGCGGATTATGCAAAAAACTATTGGGTGGATTATTCAAACAAGGCTTACAGTGTAAAGATTGTCAGTACAATACCCACAAAAAATGCATCGACAAAATTCCTAAAGACTGTACTGGCGAGATTCCAAGAGATAGTACAG GTGCAGAATATCGAGATGGTGGCGAAACCGAAGGGCGATATGGTGGTCGTAACGAAGAAGGAGATGCTGACAGTGCTACCGAATCTCCATTGCCCTCATCGCATCCTTCGTGTGTGGCTGATGACAGAAACCACAATGGGGGATTAAATTCT GATCTCATTCCAAGTCACGATGAAGTCTCGTCTGATGAATTCCCGAAGACCAGACCCTCGAG TTCATCGCCAAGCAACAACATTCCGCTGATGCGAATAGTTCAAAGTGTTAAACATACAAAACGACGTGGTTCTAAAGTTCTGAAAGAAGGCTGGATGGTGCATTTTACTAGTCGTGATCCGACG AGGAAACGACATTATTGGAGACTGGATACGAAAGCTATTACACTCTTTCAGAGCGACAGCGGACACAAATATTACAAGGAGATACCATTGGCGGAAATTTTGTATATTGATACTGCCAGAACGCCACATTCCA CAGATTCTATGCATTGTTTTGAATTGAGAACTGCGAACGTGGATTATTATGTCGGTGAAGATCCACTTCACAGCGGTGCCACTGGACAGATGCCTCCACAAGAAAGTGGCGTCGGAGCGCACTTAGCCAAATCATGGGAGACGAGTATTCGGCAAGCTTTAATGCCTGTCACATCTGCATCAACAC CGCAAGAGCAACAGTCCATGGAACCTGACGAGCGCGTAGTCGATATGTCGCAATTGTATCAAATTTGTCCAGACGAAGTATTGGGATCTGGTCAATTTGGGATAGTGTACGGTGGTACATACCGCAAAACGGGTCGCGCCGTAGCAATTAAAGTAATTGACAAACTTCGCTTTCCGACAAAGCAGGAGGCACAGCTCAAAAACGAAGttgcaattttacaaaatctttCGCACAGCGGTGTCGTTAATTTGGAACGAATGTTTGAAACCCCAGAACGAATATTCGTCGTGATGGAGAAGTTGAAAGGAGACATGCTCGAGATGATTTTGAATTCGGAAAGGGGACGTCTCAGTGAAAGGATCACAAAGTTTCTTATAACACAAATATTAGTTGCGCTGAAACATTTACACAGTAAAAATATTGTCCACTGTGATCTGAAACCAGAAAACGTATTGCTCAGCAGTAACAGTGATTTTACTCAAGTAAAGCTTTGCGATTTTGGATTTGCAAGGATTATTGGAGAGAAGAGTTTCAGAAGAAGCGTTGTTGGTACTCCCGCTTACTTGGCTCCCGAAGTATTGCGAAATAAGGGATACAACAGATCACTGGATATGTGGAGTGTTGGCGTTATTATCTATGTTTCACTTAGTGGTACGTTCCCATTCAATGAAGAGGAAGATATCAAcgaacaaattaaaaatgcagCTTTCATGTATCCACCAAAACCATGGAAAGAAATATCTTCTGATG CTAtagatttaattaataatctaCTGCAAGTCAAACATCAAAAGCGATATACCGTTGACAAGAGTTTACAACATGTATGGTTACAG GATTATCAAACATGGTGTGATCTCAGAGAACTTGAGCAACAGGTTGGTTGTCGTTACTTAACTCACGAAAGTGACGACGCTCGTTGGATGTCCTACGCTAATCAACGGGCATGA
- the LOC124293838 gene encoding uncharacterized protein LOC124293838 — protein MTIKNTMVLKCHLVFLIVNKLFATGEWVELPQFSDETKVYKLAGNRHDTLYNKVSSNDYKTVSDNNFAIANALNDFGNTDGNIAKVIISHDSKDPEHHSELIATNPSNFSNQSSLHIYTNDDRNDDSVDTFTQNVDIISSVKDVVHSNVVTSTPMEHLTVESPTEILDDPTTAIPILQFPTTGKPYSDKMSCNNQTLEDYLPMEMLRKVHQTLKSQPSTMKGKIRFLKQFEKDLRAEIEARLVAALAPPRRTRGAHDYWDNDEEIGFPSVEGALIAISFLTFAVYLVQLVMLLFRNTNNTVNGATIFFGRNRRSTVDSLTNKTDEILYYLDTFNTE, from the exons ATGACGATTAAGAATACAATGGTATTAAAATGTCACCTAGTTTTCTTGATTGTGAACAAATTATTTGCTACCGGAGAGTGGGTAGAGCTGCCGCAGTTCTCCGACGAAACCAAGGTTTACAAATTAGCGGGAAATCGGCATGATACATTGTATAATAAAGTATCTAGCAATGATTATAAAACTGTGTCAGACAACAATTTTGCAATTGCAAATGCATTAAATGATTTTGGAAATACGGATGGGAACATTGCTAAAGTAATTATTTCACATGACTCCAAAGATCCTGAACACCATTCAGAATTAATCGCAACAAATCCTTCAAACTTCTCCAACCAGTCTTCATTGCACATCTACACTAATGATGATCGCAATGACGACTCAGTGGATACATTCACACAAAACGTAGACATAATCTCTAGTGTTAAAGACGTTGTACACAGCAATGTGGTGACGTCTACTCCAATGGAACACTTGACTGTGGAATCACCAACCGAAATACTCGATGATCCAACAACAGCGATACCAATATTACAATTCCCAACTACTGGAAAGCCTTATTCTGATAAAATGTCATGCAACAATCAGACATTAGAAGATTATTTGCCAATGGAAATGCTGAGGAAGGTTCATCAAACTCTAAAATCTCAACCGTCAACTATGAAGGGAAAGATTCGATTCTTGAAACAGTTTGAGAAGGATTTGAGAGCAGAAATTG AGGCACGACTCGTCGCTGCTTTAGCTCCACCTAGGCGAACCAGAGGTGCTCATGACTATTGGGATAATGACGAAGAAATTGGTTTTCCCTCTGTGGAAGGAGCTTTAATAGCAATATCATTTTTAACTTTTGCTGTTTACCTAGTACAGCTAGttatg CTGTTATTCCGCAATACCAACAATACGGTGAACGGTGCTACCATTTTCTTTGGAAGAAATCGACGATCGACAGTGGACTCGCTAACTAATAAAACAGATGAGATTCTATATTATTTAGACACATTTAATACAGAATAG
- the LOC107227325 gene encoding phosphoacetylglucosamine mutase yields the protein MDVTSIETAKSLHPKMYDGHIQYGTAGFRTRSEILDHVMFRMGLLAVLRSKSKRAAIGLMITASHNEEPDNGVKLVDPAGEMLEASWEKLATELANVEDAKLVSTLQNIVSTQNIDINAPANVVVGRDTRQSSPRLATAAVDGIKALQGMVNDFAVITTPQLHYLVVCLNTNESYGIATLHGYYQKLSNAFKEIRGSSPSYKNYTPNLVLDGANGVGAIAVREFQKYLGDSIQIELYNDGSGKLNYMCGADFVKVQQTQPMNVPQQQNVRCASIDGDADRVVYYYTDGQNKFHLLDGDRIATLIASYFKELLQESGLDLQLGLVQTAYANGGSTDYISKVLKIPVACVPTGVKHLHHKALDFDIGVYFEANGHGTVTFKESALGTIRSAIANLRLSETARSAASKLLNAIEVINQTVGDALSDVLIVETILHSKGWSLADWEKSYTDLPNKQLKVKVRDRNVISTVDAERKCVTPAGLQERIDTLVATYPRGRSFVRPSGTEDLVRVYAEGQSVSEVQKLATEVSLAVYELAGGIGPIPIVPN from the exons ATGGATGTCACATCGATTGAGACTGCAAAATCTTTGCATCCTAAAATGTACGATGGTCACATTCAGTATGGGACTGCTGGTTTTAGAACGAG ATCAGAAATATTGGATCATGTCATGTTCAGAATGGGACTGTTGGCCGTATTGCGATCGAAAAGCAAACGAG CCGCGATTGGTCTCATGATAACGGCCAGCCACAATGAGGAGCCTGACAACGGAGTGAAACTTGTAGATCCAGCAGGTGAAATGTTAGAGGCGTCATGGGAGAAACTAGCAACTGAGTTGGCTAACGTCGAAGATGCGAAACTTGTATCGACCTTGCAAAACATTGTCAGTACTCAAAACATTGATATCAATGCTCCTGCAAATGTCGTAGTTGGTAGAGACACTAGACAGAGTAGCCCTCGATTGGCGACTGCTGCGGTCGATGGAATAAAAGCACTGCAAGGCATGGTGAATGACTTTGCCGTTATAACTACTCCACAATTGCATTATCTTGTAGTTTGTCTCAATACCAACGAGAGCTATGGAATCGCAACGCTGCATGGCTACTACCAGAAACTTAGCAATGCTTTCAAAGAGATACGAGGAAGTTCGCcaagttataaaaattacactCCAAACCTTGTTTTGGATGGCGCAAACGGTGTTGGCGCCATTGCAGTGAGGGAATTTCAGAAGTACTTAGGTGATTCTATTCAAATTGAACTTTACAACGATGGAAGTGGAAAGCTGAATTAtatg TGCGGAGCTGATTTTGTTAAAGTACAACAAACCCAGCCAATGAATGTACCACAACAACAAAATGTGAGGTGTGCTAGTATCGATGGCGATGCAGATAGAGTTGTGTATTACTACACTGATGGGCAAAACAAATTCCATTTGTTGGATGGTGATAGAATAGCCACGCTAATAGCGAGTTATTTTAAAGAATTGCTTCAAGAATCTGGACTTGATTTACAACTTGGCTTAGTGCAGACTGCATATGCTAATGGAGGCTCAACGGATTATATATCCAAAGTTTTG AAAATCCCTGTGGCTTGCGTCCCAACAGGTGTCAAGCATTTGCATCATAAAGCTCTTGATTTTGATATTGGAGTTTACTTCGAGGCGAATGGTCACGGAACTGTCACTTTTAAGGAGAGTGCGTTGGGAACGATTCGCAGTGCTATTGCAAATTTGAG ATTGTCAGAAACTGCAAGAAGTGCTGCTTCCAAACTACTTAACGCTATTGAAGTGATAAATCAAACTGTGGGTGATGCGCTCAGTGATGTGCTTATTGTAGAAACTATTCTACATTCGAAGGGATGGAGTTTGGCAGACTGGGAAAAAAGCTACACAGATCTTCCAAACAAGCAGTTAAAAGTAAAAGTTCGCGATCGAAACGTTATCAGTACAGTAGACGCTGAACGAAAATGTGTAACTCCTGCTGGTCTACAGGAGAGAATTGATACATTAGTTGCAACATATCCCAGGGGTCGTTCTTTTGTAAG GCCATCTGGCACAGAGGACCTTGTCAGAGTTTACGCAGAAGGTCAGAGTGTTTCTGAGGTACAAAAATTGGCTACTGAGGTTTCACTAGCTGTCTATGAATTAGCTGGAGGTATTGGTCCTATACCAATTGTTCCAAATTAA